A window of Bacillus kexueae genomic DNA:
TTGGGCCGTGCTCATACACACTCGGGCGTATACCCTACACACTTGGGCGGTGCTCATACGTACTTGGGCGGATACCCTGCACACTTGGGCGATACTTTCACTCACTTAGGCGATTTCCCTGTAAACTTAGGCTTCGCCTGCTTGACGTGTGGTGTACCCTCATAAACTCCTCTTCCAGTAATACTTCCTACCACTCGTCTCTCCTCTTTCCTCAAGATTCAAAGATCTTAACAGTCGTTTGACTACATAACGAGAATCTACTTTAAGGAAATCTCTCCCCTCTTGATTGGTTATATAGTTTTTAAAAAGTAAAAAATAATCGTTAATTGCCTCATAATGTGCGTTGGTAGAATACTCATGACATCGTGTGCAATACCATTTTTTTCGTTTTCTTTGCATAGGGATAAACTTACAATGAGGGCACTGAACTCCGCAGATGATGTCTCTCGGTTGTATTTGAAATTGATTTAAAATATCTGGATGATGTTCAGCATGATTTTGAAGAATTAGGTTAGCCATTTTTCCTCTCATGACCTTTGATATAGTAGCTGTTGAATTATTCCTTTTTAAGTCATTGATAAAATGATAAAGAGAGTCAATGCGAATAATGTTTCGGCTTAACTCTGTCTCACCCGACTTTAGAACAACGCTTGGATTACTCATGACCACAACAAATTCAACAGTAGGAATGGGGATATTCTTTAATAATAACCATTGACGAAACAACATAGAATGTCGTTGCACTTGCAAAACTGGATGCAAATAGGCCTCTTCGTCATCTCCTATAATTCTTCTCATTTGTTTGAAATGATCATCAAAGGTGAGGGTGCCCATATAGTACTTCGATTCAATTAAGAGGATAAAGTGTGGGAAAATAATTATTGTATCAACCTGAAAAGGGGAGTTCTTTATGATCAATCTTACATCGTTTAGTATCAACGCATCATCTAGGTCACAATAAGATAAATGAAAATCTAAATTCCGTTCACCTTTATACCCCGCTTTTCTTTTAATTAGTTCACTCTCAATACACTCTTTTTTGATGTGGTCTTGCGGGATTCTTCGGAAAAGAGCCTCTAGCGCAAGAAGTTTGATCGGTTTTTTCCTTTCTTTCAAAATCAATACTTCACCTTCTTTTTAAAATTGACAATAGTACTATTCATGATGGAAGTGTAAAATCCTTCTTAAAGCGAAAAATTCGATTAAGAATTTCGTCTTCATTTTTTATGGATGGGGCGGATTCCCCAGAAAGTTTGGGTGCCGCTTTCACTTACTTAGACAAGTATCCTGCTCTCTTGGGCAATACTTCCTCACATTTGGGCGTATACCCTCCACATTTGGGTCGCGCTCTTCCTCACTTGGGCGGATATCCCTCACATTTGGGCGGTGCTCATACGCACTTGGGCGATACCCTGCACATTCGGGCGATGCTCTCTCTCACTTGGGCCGTGCTCATACACACTTGGGCGATGCCCTGCACATTCGGGCGATGCTCTCTCTCACTTGGGCGGATACCCTGCACACTTGGGCCGTGCTCTCTCTCACTTGGGCGGATACCCTGCACACTTGGGCCGTGCTCTCTCACTTGGGCGTATATCCTTCACATTTGGGCGATAATCTCACGTACTTGGGCGTATTTCCTTACCATTCGGGCGATGCTCTCACGTACTTGAGCGTAAACTTCTCACACTTGGGCGGCGATGCTTCTCATTTGGGCGATACCTGCATGATCCCGAGCGTTTCGACAGCGCACGAATCCGCCCCTATTCCGAAATATAAGAAGAGCCCAAAGCATGTAAGCTTGGGCTCTCTTCCACTTATCGAACCTCAACCCAGCCGTTTTTAATGGCTACGACAACAGCTTGAGTACGGTCGTTTACA
This region includes:
- a CDS encoding nuclease-related domain-containing protein, yielding MILKERKKPIKLLALEALFRRIPQDHIKKECIESELIKRKAGYKGERNLDFHLSYCDLDDALILNDVRLIIKNSPFQVDTIIIFPHFILLIESKYYMGTLTFDDHFKQMRRIIGDDEEAYLHPVLQVQRHSMLFRQWLLLKNIPIPTVEFVVVMSNPSVVLKSGETELSRNIIRIDSLYHFINDLKRNNSTATISKVMRGKMANLILQNHAEHHPDILNQFQIQPRDIICGVQCPHCKFIPMQRKRKKWYCTRCHEYSTNAHYEAINDYFLLFKNYITNQEGRDFLKVDSRYVVKRLLRSLNLEERGETSGRKYYWKRSL